Proteins encoded by one window of Fischerella sp. PCC 9605:
- a CDS encoding serine O-acetyltransferase encodes MNAELKPNAKLQRFKIKDFQDNMNYFIKYVFQDWKANKEGNSKSRFIVFMFRIAQLFRCLPTSFYVLSIFYRILYTLIVEWILGVELPWDTNIGPNLKVIHGVGLVVNHESVIGANCTLRHSTTIGNKKLPDGSYSACPKIGNNVDIGANVVIIGPITIGDNAVIGGGSVVVKDVPEGAVVAGNPARIIRILNATVPAVGK; translated from the coding sequence ATGAATGCTGAACTCAAACCCAATGCCAAACTTCAGAGATTTAAAATTAAGGATTTTCAAGACAATATGAATTACTTTATTAAGTATGTCTTCCAAGATTGGAAAGCTAACAAAGAAGGAAACTCTAAGTCACGATTCATAGTATTTATGTTTCGTATAGCACAATTATTCAGATGTTTGCCCACATCTTTTTATGTGTTATCCATCTTTTATCGAATATTGTACACACTAATAGTTGAGTGGATATTAGGGGTTGAGTTACCTTGGGACACTAATATAGGACCAAATCTTAAAGTTATTCACGGTGTAGGTTTGGTGGTCAATCATGAGTCGGTAATTGGTGCAAATTGTACCTTAAGACATTCCACAACTATTGGTAATAAAAAACTACCAGATGGTTCATATAGTGCCTGCCCCAAAATTGGTAATAATGTAGATATTGGAGCAAATGTTGTGATTATCGGTCCAATTACAATTGGCGATAATGCTGTGATTGGAGGAGGTTCCGTTGTTGTTAAAGATGTTCCTGAGGGGGCAGTAGTTGCAGGAAACCCGGCAAGAATTATTCGCATATTAAATGCCACTGTGCCTGCTGTTGGCAAGTAA
- a CDS encoding O-antigen ligase family protein, with protein sequence MLTNQRARSSIVPLVVGLAGVGVGLVAGFLAGAKPLYLYLVLLAVPVTVFFFARFEQTVLGLLILRTSLDPFSAQQIPAAFAVGLDALTLLYVTVMLLVGRSVRTDSFWWFLVGWVMLQGLWVILLPIGGLGLDGSFLPEAIREWVRLFTWVMVYLLVMQLKDRLPPEKVISSLFLALVIPIAVALIQIFLPSLLPPFLGAGDGRIRGTIGHPNGFVTLLLLFIGLTFWKLNQSRQRLPWLLLLGLLVLCYVSTKSLFGLMMLSVFVLVVIAPRLSPVTLIGGMLLVTLVIGLFASSEYGQHRLTSIANTPLLNPDIDISRAILLSQGDMNSFNWRLSQWNLILNRWQYYPIFGYGLGLSIPVAGNGAYPHNDYLRALVEGGIVGFVTFLVFLAAQGVRLVQLMRSAPRGSAKRNLCSIMLAVFLSMPVAMITENIWSHTTLFFYWMILMAIAGWDWNDLGSTKSTVSVSP encoded by the coding sequence ATGTTGACTAATCAACGCGCACGTTCCTCTATAGTGCCCCTTGTGGTTGGGTTGGCAGGTGTAGGAGTGGGTTTAGTTGCAGGATTCCTCGCAGGCGCTAAACCCCTTTACCTCTACCTAGTTCTGTTGGCAGTACCTGTGACTGTCTTCTTCTTTGCCAGGTTTGAGCAAACCGTACTGGGTCTACTGATTCTACGTACTTCTCTCGATCCTTTCTCTGCTCAGCAGATACCAGCTGCGTTTGCTGTAGGTCTAGACGCTCTGACCTTACTGTACGTGACCGTGATGCTATTAGTTGGTCGGTCAGTCCGCACCGATAGTTTTTGGTGGTTTTTAGTGGGCTGGGTGATGCTACAGGGCTTATGGGTAATCCTCCTACCTATAGGAGGTCTGGGGTTAGATGGTTCGTTTTTGCCAGAAGCTATCCGCGAGTGGGTTCGTCTATTTACTTGGGTCATGGTTTACTTGCTGGTAATGCAGCTTAAAGATAGACTCCCTCCCGAAAAGGTTATTTCTAGCTTGTTCTTGGCTTTGGTTATACCGATCGCAGTAGCGCTGATACAGATTTTCCTACCTTCGCTCCTACCTCCCTTCTTAGGGGCTGGCGATGGTCGAATCAGAGGGACTATTGGTCACCCTAATGGCTTCGTAACCTTGCTGTTGCTGTTTATCGGTCTAACGTTTTGGAAGCTAAATCAGTCTAGGCAACGCTTACCCTGGCTTTTGTTGTTAGGCTTGCTGGTACTCTGTTATGTGAGCACTAAATCCCTATTTGGCTTAATGATGCTTTCTGTTTTTGTTCTTGTTGTGATTGCACCTAGATTAAGCCCAGTTACCCTCATTGGTGGGATGCTATTGGTTACACTAGTCATAGGACTATTTGCCAGTTCAGAGTATGGACAACATCGCCTCACCTCGATCGCTAACACGCCCTTACTCAATCCGGACATTGATATATCACGGGCGATTCTTCTGTCACAAGGAGACATGAATAGCTTCAACTGGCGGCTTTCTCAATGGAATTTAATACTCAACCGCTGGCAGTACTACCCAATTTTCGGTTACGGTTTGGGGTTGAGCATTCCAGTAGCTGGCAATGGAGCTTATCCCCACAATGATTACCTCAGGGCATTGGTAGAAGGAGGAATCGTGGGTTTTGTAACTTTTCTGGTCTTTCTCGCTGCTCAGGGTGTGCGTCTTGTCCAGTTAATGCGATCGGCACCTCGTGGAAGTGCAAAGCGCAACCTGTGTTCGATCATGTTAGCTGTTTTTCTCTCTATGCCAGTGGCAATGATTACTGAGAACATCTGGAGTCATACTACTCTCTTTTTCTACTGGATGATTCTGATGGCGATCGCTGGCTGGGACTGGAACGATTTGGGATCTACAAAGAGTACTGTATCGGTTAGTCCTTAG
- a CDS encoding glycosyltransferase family 2 protein codes for MPKVSVIIPAYNSMKYLPETVESILQQTFTDFEVLIINDGSYDNIVQWASGLIDPRIKLISQKNQGVSVARNIGITHARGEYIAFLDADDFWHATKLEKQVRYLDDNQAVGLVHTWMAFVDSNGKPTGRVMTSNAEGYVCKQLVERNQVACSSVMVRRCCLETVGGFEPNLNFAEDWDLWIRISCHYPFAVIKEPLYYYRQVPNSLSKNLQVLEESCRFVIEKAFQSAPAELLFLKNRSYGYANLCLAWKALQSSDRDYKRAIYFCQRAIFYYPRLRYSREYIRLSLAIQVLQLFGNHGYSRLLKLAYALRRHISKVTQLYPIRSSKIIDESIHSV; via the coding sequence ATGCCAAAGGTTTCTGTTATTATTCCTGCGTACAATTCAATGAAGTATCTCCCAGAAACTGTGGAGAGCATTTTGCAGCAAACATTTACTGATTTTGAAGTATTAATTATTAATGATGGTAGTTATGACAATATTGTGCAATGGGCTTCTGGGCTAATAGATCCACGAATAAAACTCATTTCGCAAAAGAATCAAGGTGTATCTGTAGCACGTAACATAGGTATTACTCATGCTCGAGGAGAGTACATAGCATTTTTGGATGCTGATGATTTTTGGCACGCAACTAAGTTGGAAAAACAGGTACGTTATCTGGATGATAACCAGGCTGTAGGTTTGGTACATACTTGGATGGCTTTTGTTGACAGCAATGGTAAGCCTACAGGTAGAGTGATGACTTCTAATGCAGAGGGATATGTATGTAAGCAGCTTGTTGAACGGAACCAGGTAGCATGTTCTTCTGTGATGGTGCGTCGCTGTTGTTTAGAAACAGTCGGGGGATTTGAACCAAATTTAAATTTTGCTGAAGATTGGGATTTATGGATTCGCATCTCTTGTCATTATCCCTTTGCTGTTATTAAAGAACCTCTCTATTACTATCGACAAGTTCCTAATAGCTTATCCAAAAACCTACAAGTGCTGGAAGAATCTTGTCGTTTTGTCATTGAAAAAGCATTCCAATCTGCACCAGCAGAGCTACTTTTTTTGAAGAATCGCAGCTATGGTTATGCCAATCTTTGCTTGGCTTGGAAAGCTTTACAAAGTAGTGATAGAGATTACAAACGGGCAATTTATTTTTGTCAGCGAGCTATTTTCTATTATCCCAGATTACGCTACTCTCGCGAGTACATTCGCTTAAGTTTGGCAATACAAGTACTGCAATTATTTGGAAATCATGGCTATAGCAGACTCCTAAAGCTAGCATATGCTCTACGTCGACACATTTCAAAAGTTACACAATTATATCCCATTCGTAGTTCAAAAATTATTGATGAATCTATTCATTCTGTGTAA
- a CDS encoding GumC family protein yields the protein MEKGFSSVSAVLKRRAIPALATFAAVITGAIAYLQMAPRKYETSARLILDDKRVSVSELGRDLTQLRSGTPGGPNPLADQAELIKSQRVLQKAIAQVVSQSQASSPETALTTGEFRQDLKVKIVPATNILEVSYENEDPVLATNLVNAVTQAMVEDNTQIIRQEAASVRKFLQTKVPEARQRLEQAERIENKYRQASGIVSFEEQTKSLVDSLATLEEQEHTLLAQLQELRSKEASLRQVTEARGLNKAYAAVRGGQNEELKMLRAKLGELETKLVEARLLLTDNHPTVINLLEQRDGLRALYQNELARVSPANQAIASNTVASDQISQDLTSQLITNEVERWAVENKLRVVQANHADLQSRLAQLPIKQQQLTPLTRQREEAVESLKLLQSKLEEARIAEAQLVGNIQIIEAAQTPTKPTSPHKKAVLAIAILFGTALATGIILLLELMDNTLKDASEAEELLKLPLLGVLPRLPAKTIALEPSDRFLDDVSLIEPYRTLFKNIEFRSTESLQLIVVSSTISGEGKSVVASHLAAVSAMLSRRTLLIDADLRHPMLHTLFNLAPQPGITDAIDKEISLDRAVQRTKIPNLSVLTCGELHGRPSQLLESDAMKSLLAEAAGKYDYVIVDTPPLSACADAHTLSRQSDGIVLVTRPSITIKEVLQRAVSELTNNQIPIMGVVVNGMTDQTEQYYRYPVNGYKPLSSQSRRRLSEGNSTKIANNRLRSK from the coding sequence ATGGAAAAAGGCTTTTCATCAGTATCAGCAGTGTTGAAGCGACGTGCAATACCTGCTCTGGCTACGTTTGCTGCTGTTATTACTGGAGCGATCGCCTACCTCCAGATGGCTCCACGCAAGTACGAAACATCCGCGCGACTGATACTTGACGACAAAAGAGTAAGCGTTTCGGAATTGGGTCGTGATCTTACCCAACTACGTTCAGGTACGCCGGGTGGCCCAAACCCACTGGCTGACCAAGCAGAATTAATTAAGTCACAACGTGTTCTCCAAAAAGCGATCGCTCAGGTTGTTTCTCAATCTCAGGCTAGTTCACCCGAAACCGCGCTGACAACGGGAGAGTTTCGTCAAGATTTGAAAGTGAAAATTGTTCCAGCTACCAACATTCTAGAGGTGAGCTATGAAAACGAAGACCCTGTACTTGCTACCAATTTAGTAAATGCCGTTACCCAGGCAATGGTTGAGGATAATACTCAAATCATTCGCCAAGAAGCTGCCAGCGTACGAAAGTTTTTGCAAACAAAGGTACCAGAAGCTCGCCAGCGTCTAGAACAGGCTGAACGGATTGAAAACAAATACAGACAGGCTAGCGGTATAGTCTCCTTTGAAGAGCAAACCAAGAGCTTGGTGGATAGCCTAGCCACTTTGGAAGAACAGGAGCATACTCTTTTAGCTCAACTCCAAGAGTTGCGTTCCAAGGAAGCTTCGCTGCGACAAGTGACTGAGGCCAGAGGTCTGAATAAAGCCTACGCAGCTGTGCGCGGCGGTCAAAACGAAGAACTGAAGATGTTGCGTGCTAAGTTGGGGGAGTTGGAGACGAAGCTAGTTGAAGCTCGTTTGCTCTTGACAGACAATCATCCCACTGTCATTAATCTGCTTGAGCAACGAGATGGGCTGCGTGCCTTATATCAAAATGAACTGGCTCGCGTGTCGCCAGCAAATCAAGCCATCGCTTCTAATACTGTCGCCAGCGATCAAATCAGTCAAGATTTAACATCCCAACTTATCACTAATGAAGTTGAGCGTTGGGCAGTTGAAAATAAGCTCAGAGTTGTGCAAGCTAATCATGCCGATCTCCAATCTCGCTTGGCACAGCTACCTATTAAACAACAACAGTTGACTCCACTTACACGTCAACGGGAAGAAGCTGTGGAATCTTTGAAGTTACTGCAAAGCAAACTGGAGGAAGCACGAATCGCTGAAGCTCAATTGGTTGGAAACATTCAAATTATCGAAGCAGCACAAACACCAACTAAACCCACCTCACCCCACAAGAAAGCTGTACTGGCGATCGCTATCTTGTTCGGAACTGCTTTAGCTACGGGTATTATACTGCTGCTGGAGCTAATGGATAACACTTTAAAGGATGCTTCCGAAGCAGAGGAACTGCTGAAGTTGCCATTGCTGGGAGTCCTACCACGTCTGCCAGCTAAGACTATTGCTCTCGAACCATCTGACCGATTCTTGGATGATGTTAGTCTGATTGAACCTTACCGCACGCTGTTCAAAAATATCGAGTTTCGCAGTACTGAATCGTTGCAATTGATTGTTGTGAGTAGCACCATTTCCGGAGAGGGTAAATCTGTAGTTGCTTCACATCTGGCTGCTGTTTCTGCCATGTTATCTCGAAGGACACTGCTGATTGATGCAGATTTACGTCATCCCATGCTGCACACACTGTTTAACTTAGCTCCTCAGCCAGGAATTACAGATGCGATCGACAAAGAAATATCCTTAGATAGAGCAGTGCAACGAACTAAGATTCCTAACCTCTCTGTATTGACTTGTGGAGAATTGCACGGACGTCCCTCGCAGTTGCTAGAGTCAGATGCGATGAAATCTCTGCTAGCAGAAGCAGCTGGCAAATATGATTACGTCATTGTAGATACTCCTCCTCTTAGTGCTTGCGCTGATGCCCATACATTGAGTCGGCAAAGCGACGGAATTGTATTGGTTACACGTCCCAGTATCACGATCAAGGAGGTTCTGCAAAGAGCAGTATCAGAATTAACAAATAATCAAATCCCAATCATGGGAGTAGTTGTGAATGGAATGACAGATCAGACCGAACAATATTACCGCTATCCCGTGAACGGTTATAAACCCCTATCATCCCAGTCTAGGAGACGTTTGAGCGAAGGTAATTCCACCAAAATTGCTAACAACCGTTTGAGATCTAAATGA
- a CDS encoding glycosyltransferase family 2 protein — MPKVSVVIPAYNAMAFLPETLESVLQQTFTDFEVLIVNDGSSDNIIEWASAITDPRVKLISQANQRVSSARNTGITNAQGEYIAFLDADDLWEPTKLEKQVRCLDEKPEVGLVYTWTLLVDKENNPTGRIFASHIEGNVWNKLLEDDPISSGSSPMVRRSCFDTVGLFDRNLAYAPDLDMWVRIAFRYPIAVVKEPLLRYRQLPNSFSRNREGMIKDLRQVVEKTFASVPLEQLYLRNRCYASIFFGLAWLAVDEGDYKKAIHFRQQALLHYPQIRYTEKYLRLSLAIAMIRWFGSNGYDGARSLTRILRRRLLGVSV, encoded by the coding sequence ATGCCAAAAGTTTCTGTTGTCATTCCTGCCTATAATGCTATGGCTTTCTTACCAGAAACTTTAGAAAGTGTTTTGCAGCAAACTTTCACTGATTTTGAAGTATTGATTGTTAATGATGGCAGTTCAGATAATATTATAGAGTGGGCTTCAGCTATTACAGACCCGCGAGTAAAATTAATTTCACAAGCAAACCAACGAGTCTCCTCAGCACGTAATACAGGCATCACTAATGCTCAAGGAGAGTATATAGCATTTCTAGATGCTGACGATTTATGGGAGCCAACAAAACTAGAAAAGCAGGTACGTTGTTTAGATGAGAAACCGGAAGTAGGTTTGGTATATACTTGGACGCTTTTAGTTGATAAAGAAAACAATCCTACAGGCAGAATTTTTGCTTCCCATATCGAAGGTAATGTATGGAATAAATTGCTAGAAGATGACCCAATTTCTAGTGGAAGTTCACCGATGGTTAGGCGGAGTTGCTTTGATACTGTCGGGCTATTTGATCGGAATTTGGCTTATGCACCAGATTTGGATATGTGGGTTCGCATTGCTTTTCGTTATCCCATTGCAGTAGTCAAAGAACCTCTACTGCGCTATCGGCAACTCCCTAACAGTTTCTCCAGAAACCGGGAAGGGATGATTAAAGATCTTCGCCAGGTTGTCGAGAAAACATTTGCATCTGTCCCCCTTGAGCAGTTGTATTTGAGAAATCGGTGTTATGCCAGTATATTTTTTGGTTTAGCATGGCTTGCTGTAGATGAAGGAGACTACAAAAAGGCGATTCATTTCCGCCAGCAAGCTCTTTTACACTATCCTCAAATACGCTACACCGAGAAATATCTACGTTTGAGTTTAGCGATCGCCATGATCCGTTGGTTTGGTTCTAATGGCTACGATGGGGCGCGATCCTTAACTCGTATCTTACGCCGACGCCTGCTTGGTGTTTCAGTCTAA
- a CDS encoding glycosyltransferase family 4 protein: MVEQKINNVQSLNNYRSSNIDTDWQDVAPQKLPVAISKTEPAIALLHCMDLIDDFLDHINISFETYCNEFVGSWMFGYINALKQVGVRTVLFCISARFTEVSRFTHVPTDTIICVLPASKAYLAYRAVRRQALSAYGASEGQTFKDIQDSNPTRRSLLTQLKNLAQSFGTYLSTPLGLLAREIRREGCSAILCQEYEYARFDACVLLGKPIGLPVFATFQGGDKTHSFLEYPLRQMAFRGCTGVIISTQKEIERVRDRYQLPPAKITRIFDPMDTVTWRALDRSEARATLGIPLEARVVVCHGRIDFHRKGLDILVAAWDKICCDRPNQDLRLLLVGTGPDADKLRQCIAKMQLPGVMWRDEFVSDRAVLRLYLSAADVYTLASRQEGFPIAPIEAMACSLPVVAADAPGVPDILEGGEISGGLVVPREDATALALALGRVLDDEAWGREMGKRARRRIEEYFSPEVIGKQLRDFMLKQKVEFSETNTPQKNLSRLAKTN, from the coding sequence ATGGTTGAGCAAAAAATTAATAATGTCCAATCATTAAATAACTATAGGAGTTCAAATATAGACACTGATTGGCAAGATGTGGCTCCGCAGAAATTGCCAGTCGCAATTAGCAAAACTGAACCAGCGATCGCGCTACTGCATTGCATGGATTTGATCGATGATTTTTTAGATCACATCAACATTTCCTTCGAGACTTACTGCAATGAGTTCGTCGGTAGCTGGATGTTTGGCTACATCAATGCCTTGAAACAGGTAGGTGTCAGGACAGTTCTGTTCTGCATTTCTGCTCGTTTTACTGAAGTTTCACGCTTCACCCACGTACCTACAGATACGATTATTTGCGTTTTGCCTGCTTCTAAAGCGTATCTTGCCTACCGTGCTGTTCGCCGTCAGGCACTCAGTGCTTACGGCGCAAGTGAGGGGCAAACTTTCAAAGACATCCAAGACTCCAATCCTACACGTCGTTCCCTACTGACACAACTGAAGAATCTAGCCCAAAGTTTTGGGACTTACCTATCTACACCACTGGGATTACTTGCTCGCGAAATCCGCCGTGAAGGTTGCAGTGCAATTTTATGCCAAGAGTATGAATATGCCCGCTTTGATGCTTGCGTACTTTTAGGAAAGCCGATCGGTCTGCCAGTATTTGCCACTTTTCAAGGGGGTGACAAGACACACAGTTTTCTAGAATACCCCCTGCGACAGATGGCATTTCGAGGATGTACAGGTGTAATTATCTCTACGCAAAAAGAGATTGAACGGGTTCGCGATCGCTATCAATTACCGCCTGCCAAAATAACCCGCATTTTCGATCCTATGGATACCGTAACATGGCGTGCCCTAGACCGCAGCGAAGCACGGGCTACATTAGGCATTCCCCTTGAGGCTAGGGTGGTGGTGTGTCACGGACGCATTGATTTTCATCGCAAGGGGCTAGACATTCTGGTAGCTGCTTGGGACAAAATTTGTTGCGATCGCCCCAATCAAGACTTGCGGTTGTTGCTTGTTGGGACAGGGCCCGACGCAGACAAACTACGTCAATGTATTGCAAAGATGCAATTGCCAGGCGTAATGTGGCGAGACGAATTTGTTAGCGATCGCGCTGTGCTTCGGCTTTACCTTTCGGCGGCTGATGTTTACACTCTGGCTTCTCGACAAGAAGGTTTTCCCATCGCACCTATTGAAGCAATGGCTTGTAGCTTGCCTGTGGTTGCTGCTGATGCTCCCGGCGTCCCTGACATTTTGGAAGGAGGGGAGATTTCTGGGGGGCTAGTTGTGCCAAGGGAGGATGCAACAGCACTGGCGCTAGCGCTTGGTCGTGTTTTAGATGATGAAGCTTGGGGACGTGAGATGGGCAAACGCGCTCGTCGTCGCATAGAAGAGTACTTTTCACCTGAAGTAATAGGCAAGCAACTGCGAGATTTTATGTTGAAGCAAAAGGTGGAGTTCAGCGAGACAAACACACCCCAAAAGAACCTAAGTAGGTTGGCGAAAACAAACTAA
- a CDS encoding class I SAM-dependent methyltransferase translates to MSHQEVLQFDLELAHLKLVVDNFLSEREFVKVLEAGCGSLSHINLKDNYYLVGIDISEKQLDRNSKLKDKILGDIQNYNFSNDSFDMIACFWVLEHVEQPELALKNFAKAIKKGGIIIIAVPNVMSLKGLITKYTPHWFHVWFYRYIFNVRFAGIDDNAPFRTFLRFSISPESIKKIANENNLSVEFFTIYEDFRQEILRKKLHLENGIWKTLQWLFKKLTFGKFELGLTEYFIVLKKKQI, encoded by the coding sequence ATGTCTCATCAAGAAGTACTTCAATTCGATTTAGAATTGGCTCATCTGAAACTAGTGGTTGATAACTTCCTGAGCGAGCGTGAATTTGTAAAAGTTCTTGAGGCTGGTTGTGGTTCTCTAAGCCATATTAATTTGAAAGATAATTATTATTTAGTAGGCATTGACATATCAGAAAAACAACTGGATAGAAATTCAAAATTGAAGGATAAAATTCTGGGAGATATACAGAATTATAATTTTTCAAATGACAGTTTTGATATGATTGCTTGTTTCTGGGTTTTAGAACATGTTGAACAGCCAGAATTAGCCCTGAAAAATTTCGCAAAAGCTATTAAAAAAGGAGGAATTATTATTATTGCTGTTCCTAACGTTATGTCTTTAAAAGGATTGATAACAAAATATACTCCTCATTGGTTTCATGTTTGGTTTTACAGATACATTTTTAATGTAAGGTTTGCAGGAATAGATGACAATGCTCCTTTTCGTACATTTCTGAGATTTTCTATATCTCCTGAATCTATAAAAAAAATCGCAAATGAGAATAATTTATCTGTTGAATTTTTCACAATTTATGAAGATTTTCGCCAAGAAATACTTAGAAAAAAACTTCACTTGGAGAATGGGATTTGGAAAACACTGCAATGGTTATTTAAGAAATTAACTTTTGGAAAATTTGAGTTAGGGCTGACAGAATACTTTATTGTTTTAAAAAAGAAGCAGATTTAA